In Rhodamnia argentea isolate NSW1041297 chromosome 4, ASM2092103v1, whole genome shotgun sequence, the following proteins share a genomic window:
- the LOC115740665 gene encoding mitogen-activated protein kinase kinase 2 has protein sequence MKKAGLNNLKLELSLPPPDDDSFAKFLTQSGTFMDGDLLVNRDGVRVVSQSEVEAPPLIKPTDNQLSLADIDTIKVIGKGNGGIVQLVQHKWTGQFFALKVIQMNIEESARKQIAQELKINQSSQCPYVVVCYQSFYDNGAISIILEYMDGGSLADFLRKVKTIPEPYLAVICKQVLKGLLYLHHEKHIIHRDLKPSNLLINHRGEVKITDFGVSAIMDSTSGQANTFVGTYNYMSPERIIGNKYGYKSDIWSLGLVLLECATGKFPYTPPDQQEGWTNFYELMETIVDHPPPSAAPDQFSSEFCSFISACVQHDPKSRLSANELMGHPFISMYEDLNVDLASYFTNAGSPLATF, from the exons ATGAAGAAGGCGGGCTTGAACAACCTCAAGCTCgagctctccctccctcctcccgATGACGACTCCTTCGCCAAGTTCct GACTCAGAGCGGTACGTTCATGGATGGCGATCTGCTCGTCAACAGGGACGGAGTTCGGGTTGTGTCGCAGAGCGAAGTCGAAGCG CCACCCCTTATCAAGCCAACAGATAACCAGTTGAGTTTAGCGGACATAGACACAATTAAAGTTATTGGAAAGGGGAATGGCGGAATAGTCCAGTTGGTCCAACACAAATGGACTGGGCAGTTTTTCGCATTGAAG GTCATCCAAATGAATATTGAGGAGTCTGCAAGAAAGCAGATAGCACAGGAACTCAAAATTAATCAATCTTCGCAGTGTCCATACGTTGTGGTCTGCTACCAATCTTTCTATGATAATGGTGCCATTTCTATTATATTAGAGTACATGGATGGGGGGTCGCTGGCAGATTTTCTGAGAAAAGTTAAAACTATTCCAGAGCCATACCTTGCGGTCATTTGTAAGCAG GTGCTCAAGGGTTTGTTGTATCTGCATCATGAGAAGCACATTATACACCGAGATCTGAAGCCTTCCAATCTGTTGATAAATCATAGAGGAGAAGTCAAGATTACTGATTTTGGTGTGAGTGCTATAATGGATAGCACATCTGGACAAGCTAATACCTTTGTCGGCACATACAACTATATGTCT CCTGAGAGAATCATTGGAAACAAATATGGATACAAAAGTGATATTTGGAGCCTGGGCTTAGTATTGCTAGAATGTGCAACGGGGAAGTTCCCGTATACACCACCTGATCAACAAGAAGGATGGACCAATTTCTACGAGCTCATGGAAACCATTGTCGATCACCCACCGCCTTCGGCAGCTCCTGATCAATTCTCTAGCGAGTTCTGCTCATTTATCTCTGCTTG TGTACAGCATGACCCAAAGAGTAGATTGTCTGCAAATGAACTTATG GGTCATCCTTTCATCAGCATGTATGAGGACTTGAATGTTGATCTTGCTTCCTACTTCACTAATGCAGGCTCCCCACTTGCAACCTTTTGA